In Candidatus Contubernalis alkalaceticus, the following proteins share a genomic window:
- a CDS encoding ABC transporter permease subunit, producing MNILLRELKSNRRSLIIWGIALALLSFLMMAIYPSFAADAAQMEELFSVYPEGFMKAFGMDKLSLGDAMGWFALEAYLMIILFGSMFAVILSSSMLSKEEDEKTIEFLLAKPVTRNHVVTSKLLAYVGYLLAFNAGVGVVTFIGFEIFAEEYSRIELLRLIVAPFLAHLSFASVGFLLSLFFTRRKSAYSVGIGLVLLIYFINIMATLSDKVEFLRYVSPFYYMDAADIIVNGRINPLHTLILLMVSALAMSATYLLYNRRDITI from the coding sequence ATGAATATCCTGCTGCGAGAGTTAAAATCTAACCGCCGATCCCTTATTATTTGGGGGATTGCATTGGCGCTCCTCAGTTTCTTGATGATGGCTATTTATCCCTCTTTCGCTGCTGATGCTGCCCAAATGGAAGAACTCTTTTCTGTTTATCCCGAAGGGTTTATGAAGGCCTTTGGGATGGATAAACTGAGTTTGGGCGATGCCATGGGTTGGTTTGCTCTGGAAGCTTATTTAATGATAATTCTCTTTGGAAGCATGTTTGCTGTGATTTTAAGTTCTTCCATGCTGTCCAAAGAAGAGGATGAAAAAACCATAGAATTTTTACTGGCCAAACCCGTTACCCGCAATCATGTGGTAACCAGCAAGTTACTGGCCTATGTAGGTTATCTGCTGGCCTTTAATGCCGGGGTCGGGGTGGTGACTTTTATCGGGTTTGAGATCTTTGCCGAAGAATATTCCCGCATAGAACTGCTCAGGCTTATAGTCGCCCCTTTTCTAGCTCATCTGTCCTTTGCCAGTGTTGGGTTTTTATTATCACTATTTTTTACCCGCAGAAAATCTGCCTATTCGGTGGGAATAGGTTTAGTCTTGCTGATTTATTTTATTAATATAATGGCAACCCTGTCAGATAAGGTAGAATTTCTTCGCTATGTATCACCTTTTTATTACATGGACGCCGCGGACATCATTGTGAACGGAAGGATTAATCCTCTGCACACGTTGATTTTGCTTATGGTTTCTGCCTTGGCCATGAGTGCCACCTATCTCCTCTATAACCGCCGGGACATTACTATTTGA
- a CDS encoding ABC transporter ATP-binding protein — protein MNAIETRALTKYYGKSRGMVDVDLTVKEGDIFGFIGPNGAGKSTMIRTLLNFIFPTSGTAKVLGLDAIKETKKIKGQVGYLPGEVDYYDDMSAGELLHYSGRFYKKDYTKNLEELVELFDLDIKKSIHSLSLGNKKKVAIIQALLHEPKLLILDEPTGGLDPLMQKRFFTRLQEENKKGTTIFFSSHVLSEVQRLCHRVAIIKEGRILKVEDMDALRNNQFRNVRINFAETIPKLNIPGILNSHQENRTLHLFFNGDVNQLVRELGRYQLNGLWLEEPTLDEVFMHYYEKEEY, from the coding sequence TTGAACGCTATTGAAACCAGGGCCCTGACTAAGTATTACGGTAAATCCCGAGGCATGGTGGATGTGGACCTAACGGTAAAGGAAGGAGATATATTCGGTTTTATCGGACCTAACGGCGCTGGCAAGTCTACCATGATCCGTACACTGCTCAATTTTATCTTCCCTACCAGCGGGACTGCAAAGGTGTTGGGTTTGGATGCTATTAAAGAAACGAAAAAAATCAAAGGACAAGTAGGTTACCTGCCCGGTGAAGTGGATTACTATGATGATATGAGTGCAGGGGAACTACTCCACTATTCTGGGCGTTTTTACAAAAAGGATTACACCAAAAACCTGGAGGAATTGGTGGAATTATTTGATTTAGACATCAAAAAAAGTATTCACTCTCTTTCCTTGGGCAACAAAAAAAAGGTGGCTATTATCCAGGCTTTACTTCATGAGCCAAAACTACTTATTTTAGATGAGCCCACCGGCGGTCTTGATCCACTTATGCAGAAACGTTTCTTTACCCGTCTGCAGGAGGAAAACAAAAAAGGTACTACAATCTTCTTCTCATCTCATGTACTCAGTGAAGTGCAAAGACTGTGCCATCGGGTGGCCATCATTAAAGAAGGCCGCATTCTCAAGGTTGAAGATATGGATGCCCTGCGAAACAACCAGTTTCGCAACGTCCGCATCAATTTTGCTGAAACCATACCAAAGCTGAACATTCCGGGGATCCTGAATTCCCATCAAGAAAACCGCACCCTTCATCTGTTTTTTAATGGCGATGTCAACCAATTGGTTCGGGAGTTGGGACGTTATCAGCTTAATGGCCTTTGGTTGGAGGAGCCCACTTTGGATGAGGTATTCATGCACTACTACGAGAAGGAGGAATACTAG
- a CDS encoding HyaD/HybD family hydrogenase maturation endopeptidase, translated as MGNNASEIQAQKNTGSNILVLGVGNILMADEGIGVQIINKMQNLDLPENVELLDGGTAGLDLIPYMKDKKKIIVIDCVDTEDPPGTVYRMTSLDLEEINTFTISSMHQIGLAETIKLSRILGNNAEMIIIGITPKNYKEYSLKISPELEAVVDKVIEIVIQEIEL; from the coding sequence ATGGGAAATAATGCTTCTGAGATTCAGGCTCAAAAAAACACAGGCAGCAATATTTTGGTGCTGGGTGTTGGCAACATATTGATGGCTGATGAAGGAATAGGGGTACAAATTATAAACAAAATGCAGAACCTGGACCTTCCGGAAAACGTCGAACTGCTGGATGGAGGAACAGCAGGGCTTGACCTCATTCCTTACATGAAAGATAAAAAGAAAATTATAGTTATCGACTGTGTTGACACAGAAGATCCTCCGGGCACTGTTTACAGGATGACTTCCCTGGACCTGGAGGAAATCAATACCTTTACCATCAGCTCCATGCACCAAATTGGTCTGGCGGAAACCATTAAACTTTCCCGGATATTAGGCAACAACGCGGAAATGATTATTATTGGAATCACTCCAAAAAATTATAAAGAATACAGCCTGAAAATTAGTCCGGAGTTGGAGGCCGTAGTAGACAAAGTGATAGAAATCGTTATACAGGAAATAGAATTATAA
- a CDS encoding methylenetetrahydrofolate reductase, translating into MMSFQESLDKFTITCEMGPLKGCDTHEIVEVAHLLKGKVHAANVTDQQSSVLRLGPLVTSHLLQENGLEAVLQMTNRDRNRIAIQSDLLSAAALGINNVLSLTGDYQSLGDHPHAKGVFDLDSVQFLATVKTLNDGKDLSGLELTGVPNFCAGAVVNPGADTEASYELQIIKMEKKAELGARFFQTQAVYDFDVFEKFMKRVSHINVPVLVGIIPLKNAGMAKYMNKFVSGVFVPEHYIERMAKAENKEQEGIKIAAELIKGLKDMCQGVHVMAIGWEKAVPEILAESGLL; encoded by the coding sequence ATGATGTCATTTCAGGAGTCTCTGGATAAATTTACCATAACTTGCGAAATGGGACCGTTAAAAGGTTGCGACACTCATGAAATTGTTGAAGTAGCGCATTTATTAAAAGGAAAGGTTCATGCAGCTAATGTGACAGACCAGCAGAGTTCCGTTTTGAGGTTGGGCCCACTGGTTACCAGCCACCTGCTCCAGGAGAATGGGCTGGAGGCTGTCCTACAGATGACCAACCGGGACAGGAACCGGATTGCTATTCAATCAGACCTGCTCAGCGCCGCTGCATTGGGTATCAACAATGTGCTCTCACTCACCGGTGACTACCAATCCCTGGGGGATCACCCCCATGCCAAAGGAGTATTCGATTTGGATTCCGTGCAGTTTCTGGCCACGGTAAAAACCCTAAATGATGGAAAAGACCTCTCCGGTCTTGAACTTACTGGAGTTCCCAATTTCTGTGCCGGCGCCGTGGTAAACCCTGGCGCCGATACGGAAGCTTCCTACGAACTTCAAATCATCAAAATGGAAAAGAAAGCGGAACTGGGAGCAAGGTTCTTCCAAACCCAGGCAGTTTACGACTTTGATGTATTCGAAAAATTCATGAAGCGGGTTTCTCACATCAATGTTCCGGTACTGGTGGGCATTATTCCCTTAAAAAATGCTGGTATGGCCAAGTATATGAACAAATTTGTTTCTGGAGTTTTTGTCCCTGAACATTATATTGAAAGAATGGCCAAAGCAGAAAACAAGGAACAGGAAGGAATTAAGATTGCTGCTGAGCTGATTAAAGGCTTAAAAGATATGTGCCAGGGGGTACACGTTATGGCCATTGGTTGGGAAAAGGCAGTGCCTGAAATCCTGGCAGAGAGCGGCCTTTTGTAA
- a CDS encoding methylenetetrahydrofolate reductase C-terminal domain-containing protein, producing MLLSEFKPMEEILDFLKNDNKVFLLGCKGCAESSGTGGMADVKEMKVKLEAEGKEVTGFTTVDFLCQKTLIKSRLAPLTDQVMAADSVLVASCGIGVQASASSINKYCRPLCNTISLGDQRGKWVSFERCRECGDCVLDYTGGICPITKCSKSLLNGACGGASKGKCEVTPEMDCGWELIYKRLKELNQLDKLKVYIPPKDYAKFHVPSKLINSTLYDIEFTEEGGA from the coding sequence ATGTTATTATCTGAATTTAAGCCAATGGAAGAAATTCTAGATTTTTTAAAAAATGATAATAAAGTATTCCTGCTGGGATGTAAGGGCTGTGCCGAGTCCAGCGGAACCGGCGGAATGGCTGATGTGAAAGAAATGAAGGTCAAATTGGAAGCTGAAGGCAAAGAGGTTACTGGATTTACAACCGTGGACTTTCTTTGTCAAAAAACCCTGATAAAGTCCAGGCTGGCTCCCCTTACCGACCAAGTAATGGCAGCTGATTCAGTATTGGTAGCCTCCTGCGGCATAGGCGTACAGGCTTCTGCCAGTTCTATCAATAAGTACTGCCGCCCCCTGTGTAATACTATCTCTTTGGGTGATCAGCGGGGTAAGTGGGTCAGTTTTGAGCGGTGCAGAGAATGTGGAGACTGCGTACTTGATTATACCGGGGGAATCTGCCCCATTACCAAGTGTTCCAAGAGTCTCTTAAACGGGGCTTGCGGCGGAGCTTCCAAAGGGAAATGTGAAGTAACCCCGGAAATGGACTGTGGTTGGGAGCTAATTTACAAACGTCTTAAAGAGCTAAATCAGCTGGATAAGCTGAAGGTTTATATTCCGCCCAAAGACTATGCAAAGTTCCATGTTCCAAGCAAATTAATTAATTCAACCCTTTATGATATTGAATTTACCGAAGAAGGGGGTGCTTAA
- a CDS encoding nickel-dependent hydrogenase large subunit yields MGSVKINIDPVTRIEGHLKIETIVEDGVVKEAKSSGMLFRGLELILKGRDPRDAQVITQRICGVCPTPHAIAAVTNLDSAFGIADQVPTNGRIVRNLIQGMCDVQDHILHFYHLAALDYVDVAQVAKYEGSDPVINSIKDFVARGELGPFLPRYEGDYRLPADITQEVVGHYVKALEMRRKGQEAVAIFNGKMPHGCGVVPGGAVELPSVDKIAAFIWMLNELKDFVDNVYLPDVVAVAQAYSDYFGIGAGCKNYMCYGSYDLEDGQADQLKRERFYGHGTTSADLVHQELDPSKISEQVKYSWYADSTSGKHPSQGETKVDYQKEEAYSWLKAPRYDGKVYEVGPLSTILVNYTRGQAQVKDLVDAYLAKLNAGPEVLFSVLGRHLARALHTKLTADNMVNWALGVKPGEPVNIQYEIPDEGTGMGLTEATRGALGHFIEIKDKKIANYHCVVPTTWNASPKDDQGVPGPIEQALIGTPVKDNDNPFELVRIVRSFDPCIACAVHIVSPKGRDLSRFRIT; encoded by the coding sequence ATGGGAAGTGTAAAAATTAATATTGATCCTGTAACCAGGATTGAAGGACACCTGAAAATAGAAACCATTGTTGAAGATGGAGTAGTAAAAGAAGCGAAGAGTTCCGGAATGCTTTTTAGAGGATTGGAGCTGATTTTAAAAGGAAGGGATCCCCGGGATGCACAGGTAATCACCCAGAGAATTTGTGGAGTCTGTCCAACACCCCACGCCATTGCAGCGGTAACCAACCTGGACAGCGCTTTTGGTATTGCCGACCAGGTTCCTACCAATGGAAGAATTGTCCGAAACCTGATTCAAGGTATGTGTGATGTTCAGGACCATATTCTGCATTTTTACCACCTGGCAGCCCTGGACTATGTGGATGTGGCCCAGGTTGCCAAATACGAAGGTAGTGACCCTGTTATAAACTCTATTAAGGATTTTGTTGCCCGGGGAGAACTGGGACCATTTCTCCCCCGCTATGAAGGGGACTACCGGCTTCCTGCCGATATAACCCAGGAAGTTGTGGGCCACTATGTGAAAGCCCTGGAGATGAGGCGCAAAGGACAAGAGGCTGTGGCCATTTTTAATGGCAAGATGCCCCACGGCTGCGGTGTGGTACCAGGAGGAGCCGTTGAACTTCCCAGCGTAGATAAGATCGCTGCTTTTATCTGGATGCTTAATGAATTAAAGGATTTTGTTGATAATGTATACCTGCCCGATGTGGTAGCGGTAGCCCAGGCATACAGCGACTACTTTGGCATTGGTGCCGGATGTAAAAATTACATGTGCTACGGCAGCTATGACCTGGAGGACGGACAGGCGGACCAGTTGAAACGGGAACGTTTCTATGGACATGGAACCACCTCCGCCGACCTGGTCCACCAGGAATTGGACCCCTCAAAAATTTCCGAACAGGTTAAATATTCCTGGTATGCTGATTCTACCTCAGGGAAACATCCTTCCCAGGGAGAAACAAAGGTAGATTATCAAAAAGAAGAAGCTTACTCATGGCTGAAAGCTCCCCGCTACGACGGAAAGGTTTATGAGGTAGGCCCTCTGTCCACGATCCTGGTAAACTACACCAGGGGACAGGCGCAGGTAAAAGATCTGGTAGATGCATACTTAGCTAAATTGAATGCAGGACCTGAAGTTCTCTTCTCTGTTCTGGGAAGGCACCTGGCCAGGGCTCTTCACACTAAACTCACTGCAGATAACATGGTTAACTGGGCACTGGGTGTAAAACCCGGCGAGCCGGTTAATATACAGTATGAAATTCCCGATGAAGGAACCGGAATGGGCCTGACGGAAGCAACTCGTGGAGCCCTGGGACACTTTATTGAAATTAAAGATAAAAAAATCGCCAACTACCACTGCGTTGTTCCTACCACCTGGAACGCTTCACCTAAAGACGACCAGGGAGTTCCTGGACCAATTGAACAGGCATTAATAGGAACACCGGTAAAAGATAATGATAATCCCTTTGAACTGGTCAGAATTGTTCGTTCCTTTGACCCGTGTATAGCCTGTGCAGTCCATATCGTATCACCCAAAGGCCGGGATTTATCCCGGTTCCGCATAACTTAA
- a CDS encoding hydrogenase small subunit, with product MSKEVTEYPVIWLQAAACTGCSISLLNTASPTIKNILIDELIPGKHVSLRVHPNVMGGAGEQVIELLEKTVQEKGKYILVVEGAVPTAEDAVYGAVGEKDGKPVSMLERVKTLGENALAVLAVGTCAAFGGLPAGDPNPTGCKSVMDVFKQNGINTPVINIAGCPPHPDWFVGVVAQVVIYGIPGPEAFDDFGRPLLFFKDLIHENCPRRAYFDEGKFAKKQGDPECLYEIGCRGPIAYADCPTRMWNNGKNWCIGSGAPCSACTQPEFPDLGSPFFEKIKDDDLPNIGEE from the coding sequence ATGTCCAAGGAAGTAACAGAATATCCTGTGATTTGGCTGCAGGCCGCAGCATGTACCGGCTGTTCCATATCCCTCCTCAACACAGCCAGCCCTACTATTAAAAACATCCTGATCGACGAACTGATTCCAGGTAAACATGTCAGCTTACGGGTTCACCCCAATGTTATGGGCGGTGCCGGTGAACAGGTGATAGAACTGCTGGAAAAAACCGTACAGGAAAAAGGAAAATATATTTTAGTGGTTGAAGGAGCCGTCCCCACTGCAGAAGATGCAGTATATGGAGCGGTGGGAGAAAAAGATGGAAAACCAGTCTCCATGTTAGAACGAGTAAAAACTTTAGGAGAAAATGCTTTGGCCGTATTAGCGGTAGGAACCTGTGCAGCCTTTGGAGGACTGCCCGCGGGAGATCCAAACCCCACAGGTTGTAAATCGGTTATGGATGTTTTTAAACAGAATGGGATCAACACCCCGGTTATCAATATAGCCGGATGCCCCCCCCACCCGGATTGGTTTGTAGGAGTGGTAGCCCAGGTAGTTATATACGGTATACCCGGACCTGAAGCTTTTGATGATTTTGGCCGTCCGCTGCTTTTCTTTAAAGACTTGATTCATGAAAACTGCCCCCGCAGGGCTTACTTTGATGAAGGCAAATTCGCCAAAAAACAGGGAGATCCCGAGTGCCTTTATGAAATAGGATGCCGTGGGCCCATCGCTTATGCCGACTGTCCTACCCGGATGTGGAACAACGGTAAAAACTGGTGTATTGGCAGCGGGGCTCCCTGCAGCGCCTGCACACAGCCGGAATTTCCCGACTTAGGTTCTCCGTTTTTTGAAAAAATTAAAGATGATGACCTACCTAACATCGGTGAAGAATAA
- the hypA gene encoding hydrogenase maturation nickel metallochaperone HypA gives MHELALVKGMLEAVLEQAETHKIKKIEKIKIVVGKMTSAMPEALQFAFEVLSRDTPAQGAVLEIEIRPIKLSCQDCHLLFRPKGLKYSCPECAGSRTEIVQGRELSVEYIEGE, from the coding sequence ATGCATGAGCTGGCCCTGGTAAAAGGCATGCTGGAGGCAGTGCTGGAACAGGCGGAAACGCATAAAATTAAAAAAATAGAAAAAATAAAAATTGTTGTGGGAAAAATGACCTCAGCAATGCCTGAAGCACTACAGTTTGCTTTTGAGGTACTGAGCAGGGATACTCCTGCCCAGGGGGCGGTTCTGGAAATTGAAATCAGGCCCATAAAGCTTTCCTGTCAGGATTGTCATTTGTTGTTTAGGCCCAAGGGCTTAAAATATAGCTGTCCTGAATGTGCCGGCAGCAGGACTGAGATAGTACAAGGTAGAGAGCTGTCTGTGGAATATATTGAAGGTGAGTGA
- the hypB gene encoding hydrogenase nickel incorporation protein HypB, with amino-acid sequence MKVFMAQDLLKVNTGMAERNRGIFSRNNILTINLISSPGAGKTTLLEKMLDALAGEMNIAVIEGDIYTSRDAERLENKNVEVIQINTAGACHLDAGMIGGVLKELPLENLDMIVIENVGNLVCPAEFDLGEDFKIAVLSVSEGSDKPAKYPLIFRQSRGCIINKIDLIPYTDFQLEQVIDEIKDINGSLEVFPASATKGDGMGEWIAWIRDMQKAKNSSVGE; translated from the coding sequence GTGAAAGTGTTTATGGCCCAGGATTTATTAAAAGTCAATACTGGTATGGCTGAGAGAAATCGGGGCATTTTTTCCCGTAATAACATTTTAACCATCAACTTAATCAGTTCACCGGGGGCAGGAAAAACTACTCTCCTGGAGAAGATGCTGGATGCGCTGGCTGGGGAAATGAATATTGCAGTCATTGAAGGAGATATTTATACCAGTCGGGATGCGGAGCGATTGGAAAATAAAAACGTTGAGGTCATACAGATTAATACCGCCGGTGCCTGCCACCTGGATGCGGGTATGATAGGCGGGGTATTGAAGGAACTTCCCCTGGAAAACCTGGATATGATTGTGATAGAAAATGTGGGCAACCTGGTCTGCCCTGCAGAGTTCGACCTGGGTGAAGATTTTAAGATTGCGGTTTTAAGTGTCAGCGAAGGCAGTGATAAGCCGGCAAAATATCCCCTGATTTTCAGACAGTCAAGGGGCTGTATTATTAATAAAATTGACCTTATACCTTATACAGACTTTCAACTGGAACAAGTAATTGATGAAATTAAGGATATTAACGGTAGTCTGGAGGTATTTCCTGCTTCTGCTACAAAAGGAGATGGAATGGGAGAGTGGATTGCATGGATCAGGGATATGCAAAAAGCAAAAAACAGCTCTGTTGGCGAATAA
- the hypF gene encoding carbamoyltransferase HypF has product MDQGYAKSKKQLCWRITVKGIVQGVGFRPYVYNLALKHGLIGTVLNSTLGVIIEILGEENKVEGFYNDLLNKPPRLSVIRHITREVIPQKCFKGFTILTSQKESRREALVPPDVGCCQECKQDMLNPKDRHYLYPFTNCTNCGPRFTLIKDVPYDRDKTSMEPFPMCDECYRDYHEPTDRRFHAQPIACSRCGPEVALVDEKGCDVPGNWLDNFWKFMGEGMVIAIKSLGGFHLACDAHSRKALAALRKRKNRPFKPFAVMARDLDTIKTYCFLGEQEEELLLSPEAPIVILKKRKRDLFEDIAPNLKTLGIMLPYTPLHFLLFNGPFELLVMTSANLKDLPLTRDNEKALIELKETADYFLWHNRDIVNRCDDSLMTVIKDKPQMYRRSRGYVPKPIVIPIPQGVRENTNTGKEEKKEVVLALGSEMKNTFCLMRGEQAFLSQYIGEMDSVESEEHFLASLEHFKRFFQLEPKILAYDMHPHYWTTRMAGEIPAEEKFSVQHHHAHMASCMAENGLNEPVIGIILDGTGYGLDGKMWGFEFFTGDYLDFQREIHLSYLPLPGGEMAVKQPWRAAVSYLITCLGEKGKTIARERFIDKGKELEAIVILLEKNFNCPPASSCGRFFDAVSAFLGVCETSSYEGQAAIELGELVLDRKLCKCTEIEPYPFTIEGGIIDPASTWKALVEDFQSHKEKDLAARRFHDTLVSIIEKAVLIISERSAIKKVVFSGGAWHNQYLLIRSEELLNKLGFEVFTHQNVPPNDGGISLGQAVITYWRWLNHVSGSSGKSYDD; this is encoded by the coding sequence ATGGATCAGGGATATGCAAAAAGCAAAAAACAGCTCTGTTGGCGAATAACTGTTAAAGGAATTGTACAGGGAGTAGGTTTTCGCCCTTATGTTTATAACCTGGCTTTAAAACACGGCCTTATTGGGACTGTTTTAAATTCCACTCTCGGAGTGATCATAGAAATTTTGGGGGAGGAAAACAAAGTTGAAGGATTTTATAACGATTTGTTAAACAAGCCTCCCCGCCTTTCGGTGATTAGACATATTACCAGGGAAGTAATACCCCAAAAATGTTTTAAAGGGTTTACCATTTTGACCAGCCAAAAGGAATCCCGGAGAGAAGCCCTGGTTCCACCGGACGTGGGCTGCTGCCAGGAATGTAAGCAGGATATGCTGAATCCAAAGGACCGACATTACCTCTATCCCTTTACCAACTGTACCAACTGCGGACCCCGGTTTACCCTGATTAAAGATGTACCCTATGACCGGGACAAAACCTCTATGGAGCCTTTCCCCATGTGCGATGAATGTTACCGGGATTACCATGAACCAACAGACAGAAGGTTTCATGCTCAACCCATTGCCTGTTCCCGATGCGGCCCGGAGGTAGCACTGGTGGATGAAAAAGGCTGTGATGTTCCGGGGAACTGGCTGGACAATTTTTGGAAGTTCATGGGGGAAGGAATGGTTATTGCGATAAAGAGTTTAGGCGGTTTTCACCTGGCCTGTGACGCCCACAGCCGGAAGGCCCTGGCTGCCTTGAGAAAAAGAAAAAACCGGCCGTTTAAGCCCTTTGCGGTAATGGCCAGGGATTTAGACACAATTAAAACATACTGTTTTCTGGGAGAACAGGAGGAGGAACTTCTCCTGTCTCCGGAAGCGCCCATTGTAATCTTAAAAAAGAGAAAAAGGGATCTGTTTGAAGACATTGCTCCAAATTTGAAAACTCTAGGAATTATGCTGCCTTATACCCCCCTCCACTTTTTACTTTTTAACGGCCCCTTTGAACTACTGGTTATGACCAGCGCTAACTTAAAAGACCTGCCTTTAACCCGGGACAATGAAAAAGCTCTGATAGAACTGAAGGAAACTGCCGATTATTTTTTATGGCACAACCGGGACATAGTCAACCGCTGTGACGATTCCCTGATGACAGTAATAAAAGATAAGCCGCAGATGTACCGGCGGTCCAGGGGGTATGTTCCCAAGCCCATAGTTATTCCCATCCCACAGGGGGTCAGGGAAAACACCAACACGGGCAAAGAAGAAAAAAAAGAAGTGGTGCTGGCCCTGGGCAGTGAAATGAAGAATACTTTCTGCCTTATGAGGGGTGAGCAGGCATTTCTCAGCCAGTATATCGGAGAAATGGATTCCGTGGAATCTGAAGAGCACTTCCTTGCCAGTCTGGAGCACTTTAAAAGATTTTTTCAGCTGGAGCCCAAAATCCTGGCTTACGATATGCATCCTCACTACTGGACGACCAGGATGGCCGGGGAAATACCGGCGGAAGAAAAATTTTCAGTACAGCATCACCACGCCCACATGGCTAGCTGTATGGCAGAAAATGGTCTAAATGAGCCGGTAATTGGGATAATCCTTGACGGCACCGGATACGGACTGGATGGAAAAATGTGGGGTTTTGAATTTTTTACCGGGGATTATCTGGATTTTCAGAGGGAAATTCACCTGTCATACCTGCCGCTGCCCGGTGGAGAAATGGCTGTGAAGCAGCCCTGGAGAGCTGCTGTGTCATATCTCATTACCTGCCTGGGGGAGAAGGGAAAAACTATTGCCCGGGAGAGGTTTATAGATAAAGGGAAAGAACTGGAAGCCATCGTTATTCTTTTGGAAAAAAATTTTAACTGTCCCCCGGCCTCCAGCTGCGGCCGATTTTTCGATGCAGTTTCTGCATTTTTAGGAGTTTGCGAAACAAGCAGTTATGAAGGTCAGGCAGCAATTGAACTAGGGGAGTTAGTTTTAGACAGGAAACTTTGTAAATGTACAGAAATAGAACCCTATCCCTTCACTATTGAAGGGGGAATTATAGATCCGGCTTCTACCTGGAAGGCTTTGGTGGAGGATTTTCAGAGTCATAAGGAGAAAGATTTAGCAGCCCGCCGTTTTCATGATACGCTGGTGTCTATTATAGAAAAAGCAGTATTGATAATCAGTGAAAGAAGTGCAATAAAAAAAGTAGTTTTTAGCGGAGGAGCCTGGCATAACCAGTATCTCCTGATCCGCTCTGAAGAATTATTGAATAAGCTGGGATTTGAGGTATTTACTCATCAAAATGTGCCGCCTAACGATGGAGGAATTTCCCTGGGGCAGGCGGTTATCACTTACTGGAGGTGGCTAAATCATGTGTCTGGGAGTTCCGGCAAAAGTTATGATGATTAA
- a CDS encoding HypC/HybG/HupF family hydrogenase formation chaperone: MCLGVPAKVMMINDENRTALVDSFGVSRWVGITLVPDVKEDDYVLIHAGYALEKIDLQDAEGRIKIWEEMLTLEEEL, encoded by the coding sequence ATGTGTCTGGGAGTTCCGGCAAAAGTTATGATGATTAATGATGAAAACCGAACTGCTCTGGTTGACTCCTTTGGGGTGTCCCGCTGGGTGGGAATTACCCTGGTTCCCGATGTAAAAGAGGATGATTATGTTCTTATTCATGCGGGATATGCCCTGGAAAAAATTGATCTTCAGGATGCAGAGGGGAGAATAAAAATCTGGGAAGAAATGTTAACCTTAGAAGAGGAATTGTAA